A window of the Enterobacteriaceae bacterium 4M9 genome harbors these coding sequences:
- a CDS encoding HAMP domain-containing protein, which produces MFKKMTVIRCLLAALLLFGLLQFVSATFFYKALESDGQSFTELQHLNQQQSLIDDSWAAMLQTRITLSRASLRLMMQKNNIATDTSVTELVNSAYTTLKAAEDGINRFNQMERNPRLNPVIIDKMLVEFRSYDGVLKEFGQMLTSGDIEGVVAQPTQRHQNNLEEVYNAYQDDVDHVYQVAKEELQQSVRFAMGMMFVVFIVIALAICAVWFGFQNILLRPLKQIIENIRSIASGDLVKKIEVEGNNEMGQLAESLREMQGSLIQTVWDVRLGADAIYAKSGEISAGNSDLSARTEQQAAALEQTAASMEELTATVKQNADNADSARKMALTASDTARQGGRVVGDVVLTMNELASSSQKIADITNLIDGIAFQTNILALNAAVEAARAGEQGRGFAVVASEVRSLAQRSADAAKEIKILIDDSVSKVSTGSQQAENAGETMGHIVQAIDNVNKIMGEIASASEEQSRGISQVSIAVSEIDTVTQQNSSLVQESAVSAVALEEQAERLKQSVAVFQIDRRRFERD; this is translated from the coding sequence ATGTTTAAAAAAATGACGGTAATCCGCTGCCTGTTGGCGGCGCTGTTGCTGTTTGGATTGCTGCAGTTTGTATCCGCAACTTTCTTCTATAAAGCCCTGGAAAGTGATGGCCAGAGCTTCACCGAATTACAGCATCTCAACCAGCAGCAGTCGCTGATTGATGACAGTTGGGCTGCTATGTTACAGACCCGCATTACACTAAGCCGTGCGTCACTGCGTCTGATGATGCAAAAAAATAACATTGCCACAGACACCAGCGTGACAGAGCTTGTGAACAGCGCCTATACCACGCTGAAGGCTGCCGAGGACGGCATTAACCGCTTTAATCAGATGGAGCGTAATCCGCGTCTGAACCCGGTCATTATTGATAAAATGCTGGTTGAATTTCGCAGCTACGACGGCGTACTCAAGGAATTCGGCCAAATGCTGACCAGTGGTGATATTGAAGGCGTGGTTGCTCAGCCCACGCAGCGCCACCAGAACAACCTTGAGGAGGTCTACAACGCCTACCAGGACGATGTCGATCATGTCTACCAGGTTGCCAAAGAGGAGCTGCAGCAGTCGGTGCGTTTTGCGATGGGCATGATGTTCGTCGTCTTTATCGTCATTGCGCTTGCCATCTGCGCCGTCTGGTTTGGCTTCCAGAATATCCTGCTCAGGCCGCTCAAACAGATTATTGAAAACATTCGCAGCATTGCCAGCGGCGACCTGGTGAAAAAAATTGAGGTTGAGGGCAACAACGAAATGGGCCAGCTTGCCGAGAGTTTGCGTGAGATGCAGGGCTCGCTTATTCAGACGGTGTGGGACGTGCGCCTGGGGGCCGATGCGATTTATGCCAAATCCGGTGAAATTTCCGCAGGCAACAGCGACTTGTCTGCGCGAACCGAACAGCAGGCGGCGGCGCTGGAGCAAACGGCTGCCAGCATGGAAGAGTTGACCGCGACCGTTAAGCAGAACGCAGATAATGCCGACAGCGCCCGGAAAATGGCGCTGACGGCGTCAGACACCGCGCGCCAGGGCGGCAGGGTGGTCGGTGATGTGGTGCTGACCATGAACGAGCTTGCCAGCAGTTCGCAGAAGATTGCTGACATTACCAACCTGATTGACGGTATTGCGTTTCAGACCAATATTCTGGCGCTGAACGCCGCGGTTGAGGCCGCGCGTGCCGGTGAGCAAGGGCGCGGCTTTGCGGTGGTGGCAAGTGAAGTCAGGAGCCTCGCACAGCGCAGTGCGGATGCGGCGAAAGAAATCAAAATCCTGATTGATGACTCGGTCAGCAAAGTGTCCACCGGTTCGCAGCAGGCTGAAAACGCCGGTGAAACCATGGGGCATATTGTGCAGGCTATCGATAACGTGAATAAAATCATGGGTGAAATTGCCTCGGCGTCGGAAGAACAGAGCCGGGGAATCAGCCAGGTCAGCATTGCTGTATCAGAAATCGACACCGTGACGCAGCAGAACTCCTCACTGGTACAGGAGTCGGCGGTTTCGGCCGTGGCGCTGGAGGAGCAGGCCGAGCGTCTCAAGCAGTCGGTCGCGGTATTCCAGATTGACCGCCGCCGTTTCGAGCGTGACTGA
- the speB gene encoding agmatinase: MSTLGHQYDNSLVSNAFGFLRLPLNFQPYDSDADWVITGIPFDMATSGRAGSRHGPGAIRQISTNLAWEHCRFPWDFDMRERLNVVDCGDLVYAFGDAREMSQNLQAHAERLLASGKRMLSLGGDHFVTLPLLRAHAKHFGKMALVHFDAHTDTYSNGCEFDHGTMFYTAPKEGLIDPNHSVQIGIRTEFDKDNGFTVLGAPEVNDRSVDDILAQVKQIVGDMPVYLTFDIDCLDPAHAPGTGTPVIGGLSTDRALKLVRGLKDLNIVGMDLVEVAPAYDQSDITALAAATLALEMLYIQAAKKGE; the protein is encoded by the coding sequence ATGAGCACCTTAGGCCATCAGTACGATAACTCCCTGGTATCCAACGCCTTTGGTTTTTTACGTTTACCGCTGAATTTCCAGCCATACGACAGCGACGCTGACTGGGTCATTACCGGTATTCCGTTTGATATGGCGACCTCCGGGCGCGCGGGCAGCCGCCACGGGCCGGGTGCCATTCGCCAGATTTCCACCAACCTGGCGTGGGAGCACTGCCGTTTCCCGTGGGATTTCGACATGCGCGAGCGCCTGAACGTGGTGGACTGCGGTGACCTGGTCTACGCCTTTGGCGATGCGCGCGAAATGAGCCAGAACCTTCAGGCTCACGCCGAGCGCCTGCTGGCTTCTGGTAAACGCATGCTCTCATTGGGTGGCGATCATTTTGTTACGCTGCCGCTGCTGCGCGCCCACGCAAAACACTTTGGTAAAATGGCGCTGGTGCACTTTGATGCCCACACCGATACCTATTCCAACGGTTGCGAGTTCGACCACGGCACCATGTTTTACACCGCACCGAAAGAGGGACTGATTGACCCGAATCACTCGGTACAGATTGGTATTCGTACTGAGTTTGACAAGGACAACGGTTTTACCGTGCTCGGTGCTCCTGAGGTGAACGATCGCAGCGTTGATGACATCCTGGCGCAGGTGAAGCAGATTGTGGGCGACATGCCGGTTTACCTGACGTTCGATATCGACTGCCTGGATCCGGCTCACGCGCCGGGTACTGGCACGCCGGTGATTGGCGGGTTAAGCACCGATCGCGCGCTCAAACTGGTGCGTGGCCTTAAAGATCTCAACATTGTTGGCATGGATCTGGTTGAAGTCGCACCGGCTTACGATCAGTCCGACATTACGGCACTGGCCGCCGCTACGCTGGCGCTGGAAATGCTCTACATCCAGGCCGCCAAAAAAGGCGAATAA
- a CDS encoding type I secretion system permease/ATPase, producing MSTTHPFYEPWLQAMLSVARHYMLDFSQEHVRTVISHETRSPRRLVLEDMARQLGLGMRMAPADISLIDPWRLPLIAELENGQLAVITKMDSEGNLMLQLGGDGGLESKLSCDELASRLKGLVVLRPLESIPDARVDDYVKPWKKNWFWSIALRDWRRYGDIMLAAMVANVLALSGMLFSMQVYDRVVPSQSEPTLWVLFGGVMMAILFEFLMRMMRAHVSDVVGKRADLRISDRVFAHALRIKNNARPKSTGSFISQVRELESVRELITSTTIGAVSDLPFFLLFVFILWMIGGPLVFVVLLALPLLLIPGLLIQRPLAKLSSEGMRESAIRNATLVEAVQGLDDIKLMRAEQRFQNQWNNTNDVSATISMKQRWLTGMLMTWTQEVQSIVYAVVLLVGCYMVIAGDMTTGALVGTSILASRTIAPLSQISGILSRWQSAKVARKGLDDLMQKPIDDPGRGKRVHKSHLRGYYSLKEVGFYYDEEQKVNDLTIANLNIKAGERIAILGRNGSGKSTLLQVLAGLHEPQHGQILLDDISLSHLDPHDLRRDVQCLTQQARLFFGSVRENITMGRPLASDEEIQQALIISGADEFVRKQKDGLNYQITEGGAGLSGGQRQSLLLARTLITQPNILLLDEPTAWLDEMSEKRFITHLGAWLGTHRTLVVSTHRLPILELVDRIIVLENGRVVMDGPREGMLQKHGLSVPGAGPRPNVSPQPATMAQVKKDGQVEAKV from the coding sequence ATGAGTACAACACATCCCTTTTATGAGCCCTGGCTACAGGCAATGCTTAGCGTTGCGCGCCACTACATGCTTGATTTTTCCCAGGAGCATGTGCGCACCGTTATCAGCCATGAAACCCGCTCGCCCCGCAGGCTGGTGCTGGAAGATATGGCACGTCAGCTTGGTCTGGGTATGCGCATGGCGCCCGCTGATATCTCTCTGATAGACCCCTGGCGTCTGCCGCTTATTGCTGAACTGGAAAACGGGCAGCTGGCGGTCATCACGAAGATGGACAGTGAGGGCAACCTCATGTTGCAGCTTGGCGGTGACGGCGGTCTGGAAAGCAAACTGTCGTGCGACGAGCTGGCTTCGCGCCTGAAAGGGTTGGTGGTGCTGCGCCCGCTGGAGTCCATTCCGGATGCCCGCGTGGACGATTACGTTAAGCCATGGAAAAAGAACTGGTTCTGGAGTATCGCGCTCAGGGACTGGCGGCGTTACGGCGATATTATGCTGGCGGCGATGGTTGCCAACGTGCTTGCCCTGAGCGGCATGCTGTTTTCTATGCAAGTTTATGACCGCGTGGTGCCGTCACAGTCTGAGCCAACGCTCTGGGTACTGTTTGGCGGCGTCATGATGGCAATTCTGTTTGAGTTTCTTATGCGTATGATGCGCGCGCATGTGTCCGATGTGGTCGGTAAGCGCGCGGATTTACGCATCTCTGACCGGGTATTTGCCCACGCGCTGCGCATTAAAAATAACGCGCGTCCCAAATCCACTGGCTCCTTTATCTCTCAGGTGCGTGAACTGGAGTCCGTGCGCGAACTGATAACCTCAACCACCATCGGTGCCGTTTCCGATCTGCCGTTCTTCCTGTTGTTCGTCTTTATTCTGTGGATGATTGGTGGGCCGCTGGTCTTTGTCGTGTTGCTGGCACTGCCGTTGCTGCTCATTCCCGGGCTACTTATCCAGCGTCCGCTGGCGAAGCTCTCAAGTGAAGGGATGCGCGAGTCTGCCATTCGTAACGCCACGCTGGTCGAGGCGGTGCAGGGGCTTGATGACATCAAATTGATGCGTGCTGAGCAGCGCTTTCAGAACCAGTGGAACAACACCAATGATGTCTCTGCCACGATAAGCATGAAGCAGCGCTGGCTGACCGGCATGCTGATGACCTGGACGCAGGAAGTGCAGTCTATTGTGTACGCCGTGGTGCTACTGGTGGGCTGTTATATGGTCATTGCCGGTGATATGACCACCGGTGCGTTGGTGGGAACCTCGATTCTGGCCTCGCGCACCATTGCGCCGCTGTCGCAGATTTCCGGCATCCTGTCGCGCTGGCAGTCGGCAAAGGTCGCCCGTAAAGGGCTGGATGACCTGATGCAAAAGCCAATTGACGATCCGGGTCGCGGCAAGCGCGTACATAAATCACACCTGCGCGGATATTACTCGCTTAAAGAGGTCGGGTTTTATTACGACGAAGAGCAGAAGGTGAACGACCTGACGATCGCGAATCTGAATATCAAAGCGGGAGAGCGCATTGCTATCCTCGGGCGCAACGGGTCAGGCAAAAGTACGCTGTTGCAGGTGCTGGCCGGTCTGCACGAGCCGCAGCATGGACAAATCCTGCTGGACGATATTTCGCTGTCCCATCTTGACCCCCATGACTTACGCCGTGATGTGCAGTGCCTGACCCAGCAGGCGCGTCTGTTCTTTGGCTCCGTACGCGAAAACATTACGATGGGCCGCCCGCTGGCCTCTGACGAAGAGATTCAACAGGCGCTGATTATCAGCGGTGCTGACGAGTTCGTGCGTAAGCAAAAAGACGGTCTCAATTATCAGATTACGGAGGGCGGCGCCGGGTTGTCAGGTGGACAGCGCCAGTCGCTGCTGCTGGCGCGCACCCTTATCACCCAGCCAAACATTCTGCTGCTCGATGAGCCGACCGCATGGCTGGATGAAATGAGTGAAAAACGCTTTATTACGCACCTTGGCGCGTGGTTGGGCACTCACCGCACGCTGGTGGTGTCTACACACCGTTTGCCGATTCTGGAGCTGGTTGACCGCATCATCGTGCTGGAGAATGGCCGTGTTGTGATGGATGGTCCGCGTGAAGGTATGCTGCAAAAGCATGGTCTGAGCGTACCGGGCGCAGGTCCGCGCCCTAACGTTTCCCCGCAGCCTGCAACAATGGCGCAGGTTAAAAAGGATGGTCAGGTGGAGGCGAAGGTATGA
- a CDS encoding sugar porter family MFS transporter — MPDNKKQGSSNRAMTFFVCFLAALAGLLFGLDIGVIAGALPFIAQDFQITAHEQEWVVSSMMFGAAVGAVGSGWLSFRLGRKYSLMIGAILFVIGSLASAFAPNPEVLIISRVLLGLAVGIASYTAPLYLSEIAPERIRGSMISMYQLMITIGILGAYLSDTAFSYSGSWRWMLGVITIPAILLLVGVFFLPDSPRWFAAKRRFHDAERVLLRLRDTSAEAKRELDEIRESLQVKQSGWSLFRENSNFRRAVFLGVLLQVMQQFTGMNVIMYYAPKIFEIAGYSNTTEQMWGTVIVGLTNVLATFIAIGLVDRWGRKPTLVLGFMVMAVGMGTLGTMMHIGISSPEAQYFAVAMLLMFIVGFAMSAGPLIWVLCSEIQPLKGRDFGITCSTTTNWIANMIVGATFLTMLNTLGNATTFWVYAGLNLFFIILTLALVPETKHVSLEHIERNLMKGRPLREIGSRH; from the coding sequence ATGCCTGACAATAAGAAACAGGGGAGTTCAAACAGGGCCATGACATTTTTTGTCTGCTTTCTCGCCGCCCTGGCGGGATTGTTATTCGGCCTTGATATTGGCGTGATTGCGGGCGCACTGCCCTTCATCGCCCAGGATTTTCAGATAACCGCACATGAACAGGAGTGGGTTGTCAGCTCTATGATGTTTGGTGCAGCCGTCGGTGCCGTTGGCAGCGGCTGGCTTTCATTTCGTCTCGGGCGTAAGTACAGCCTGATGATTGGCGCGATTCTGTTCGTGATAGGTTCACTGGCTTCTGCCTTCGCACCTAATCCCGAAGTGCTGATTATCTCACGCGTGCTGCTCGGCCTGGCGGTGGGGATTGCGTCATACACCGCTCCGCTTTATCTGTCTGAAATTGCCCCTGAGCGTATCCGCGGCAGTATGATATCCATGTATCAGTTGATGATAACCATCGGGATCCTCGGTGCCTATCTGTCCGATACGGCATTCAGCTATAGCGGCTCATGGCGCTGGATGCTGGGTGTTATCACCATCCCGGCAATCCTGCTGCTGGTCGGCGTGTTCTTTTTGCCAGACAGCCCGCGCTGGTTTGCCGCCAAACGTCGTTTTCATGACGCCGAACGCGTTCTGCTGCGCCTGCGCGACACCAGCGCTGAGGCCAAACGTGAGCTTGATGAGATCCGTGAAAGTTTACAGGTTAAGCAAAGCGGCTGGTCACTGTTTCGTGAAAACAGCAACTTCCGTCGTGCGGTGTTCCTGGGCGTACTGTTACAGGTAATGCAACAGTTCACCGGCATGAACGTCATCATGTACTACGCACCGAAGATTTTCGAAATTGCAGGCTACAGCAACACCACCGAGCAAATGTGGGGCACGGTTATTGTCGGTTTAACTAACGTGCTGGCAACCTTCATCGCCATTGGGCTGGTGGACAGATGGGGACGTAAGCCCACGCTGGTGCTGGGTTTTATGGTGATGGCCGTCGGCATGGGTACACTTGGCACCATGATGCACATTGGTATCTCCTCGCCTGAGGCACAGTACTTTGCCGTCGCAATGCTGCTGATGTTTATTGTTGGCTTTGCCATGAGCGCTGGCCCGCTGATTTGGGTGCTGTGCTCTGAAATCCAGCCGCTTAAAGGGCGCGATTTCGGCATCACCTGCTCAACGACCACAAACTGGATTGCCAATATGATTGTCGGGGCAACCTTCCTGACCATGCTCAATACGCTTGGCAACGCCACCACGTTCTGGGTTTATGCAGGCCTGAATCTGTTCTTTATTATCCTCACCCTGGCGCTGGTGCCGGAGACGAAGCATGTCTCTCTGGAACATATTGAACGCAACCTGATGAAAGGACGTCCGCTGCGCGAAATAGGCTCGCGTCATTAA
- the metK gene encoding methionine adenosyltransferase: MAKHLFTSESVSEGHPDKIADQISDAVLDAILEQDPKARVACETYVKTGMVLVGGEITTSAWVDIEEITRKTVREIGYVHSDMGFDANSCAVLSAIGKQSPDINQGVDRADPLEQGAGDQGLMFGYATNETDVLMPAPVTYAHRLVQRQAEVRKNGTLPWLRPDAKSQVTFQYDSGNIVGIDAVVLSTQHAEDIDQKSLQEAVMEEIIKPVLPTEWLNTATKFFINPTGRFVIGGPMGDCGLTGRKIIVDTYGGMARHGGGAFSGKDPSKVDRSAAYAARYVAKNIVAAGLADRCEIQVSYAIGVAEPTSIMVETFGTEKIAPEQLTLLVREFFDLRPYGLIQMLDLLHPIYKETAAYGHFGREHFPWEKTDKAEHLREAAGLK; encoded by the coding sequence ATGGCTAAACACCTTTTTACGTCCGAGTCTGTATCAGAAGGGCATCCCGATAAAATTGCTGACCAAATCTCCGATGCGGTGCTTGACGCCATTCTGGAGCAGGATCCGAAAGCACGCGTTGCCTGTGAGACTTACGTAAAAACAGGAATGGTGCTGGTCGGCGGTGAAATCACCACCAGCGCATGGGTCGACATTGAAGAAATTACCCGCAAAACCGTGCGTGAAATCGGCTACGTGCATTCCGATATGGGCTTTGACGCCAACTCCTGCGCCGTGCTGAGCGCTATCGGCAAGCAGTCTCCTGACATCAACCAGGGCGTTGACCGTGCCGATCCGCTCGAACAGGGCGCGGGCGACCAGGGTTTGATGTTTGGTTACGCCACCAACGAAACCGACGTGCTGATGCCAGCCCCGGTGACCTACGCGCACCGTCTGGTGCAGCGCCAGGCCGAAGTGCGTAAAAACGGCACGCTGCCGTGGCTGCGCCCGGATGCGAAAAGCCAGGTTACTTTCCAGTACGACAGCGGCAACATTGTCGGCATTGATGCCGTGGTGCTGTCCACCCAGCATGCCGAAGATATCGACCAGAAATCGCTTCAGGAAGCGGTGATGGAAGAAATCATTAAGCCGGTCCTGCCAACCGAGTGGCTGAACACCGCTACCAAATTCTTTATCAACCCAACAGGCCGCTTTGTTATCGGTGGACCGATGGGCGACTGCGGCCTGACCGGGCGTAAAATCATTGTTGATACTTACGGCGGCATGGCTCGTCACGGTGGTGGCGCGTTCTCAGGTAAAGACCCGTCTAAAGTGGACCGTTCTGCCGCTTACGCCGCGCGCTATGTGGCCAAGAACATCGTCGCGGCCGGTCTTGCTGACCGCTGTGAAATCCAGGTGTCTTACGCCATTGGCGTTGCCGAACCGACCTCCATTATGGTGGAAACCTTTGGCACCGAGAAAATCGCCCCTGAACAGCTTACGCTGCTGGTGCGTGAGTTCTTCGATCTGCGTCCGTATGGCCTGATCCAGATGCTGGATCTGCTGCATCCTATCTACAAAGAAACCGCTGCTTATGGTCACTTTGGTCGTGAACACTTCCCGTGGGAAAAAACCGACAAAGCTGAACATCTGCGCGAGGCAGCCGGTCTGAAGTAA
- the speA gene encoding biosynthetic arginine decarboxylase: MSDDIFSVSGSSAGEQSALRSMQEVAMNSQEASKMLRTYNIAWWGNSYYDVNELGHITVCPDPDQPEARVDLAQLVKAREAQGQRLPALFCFPQILQHRLRSINAAFRRARESYGYNGDYFLVYPIKVNQHRRVIESLIQSGEPLGLEAGSKAELMAVLAHAGMTRSVIVCNGYKDREYIRLALIGEKMGHKVYLVIEKMTEIDVVLEEAARLNVVPRLGVRARLASQGSGKWQSSGGEKSKFGLAATQVLQLVEKLRAADRLESLQLLHFHLGSQMANIRDIATGVRESARFYVELHKLGVKIQCFDVGGGLGVDYEGTRSQSDCSVNYGLNEYANNIIWAIGDACEENGLPHPTVITESGRAVTAHHTVLVSNVIGVERNEYTVSQAPEDDAPRALASMWETWQEMHEPDNRRSLREWLHDSQMDLHDIHTGYSAGTYSLQQRAWAEQLYLNMCHEIQKQLDPSNRAHRPIIDELQERMADKLYVNFSLFQSMPDAWGIDQLFPVLPLEGLNHAPSRRAVLLDITCDSDGAIDHYVDGDGIATTMPLPDYDPDNPPLLGFFMVGAYQEILGNMHNLFGDTEAVNVFVFEDGKVEVELSDEGDTVADMLRYVQLDPDTLLTRFRDQVKQTGLDSALQQQFLEEFEAGLYGYTYLEDE, from the coding sequence ATGTCTGACGACATTTTTTCTGTTTCGGGTTCGTCAGCAGGCGAACAAAGTGCACTCCGTTCAATGCAGGAGGTGGCAATGAACTCTCAGGAAGCCAGCAAGATGCTGCGTACTTATAACATTGCCTGGTGGGGCAACTCGTATTACGACGTTAACGAACTGGGCCATATCACCGTGTGTCCGGACCCGGACCAGCCAGAAGCGCGCGTTGACCTTGCGCAGCTGGTGAAAGCGCGCGAAGCCCAGGGGCAGCGTCTGCCCGCGCTGTTTTGCTTCCCGCAGATTCTGCAACACCGCCTGCGTTCGATTAACGCCGCCTTTCGCCGTGCCCGTGAGTCTTACGGCTATAACGGTGACTACTTCCTGGTGTACCCCATCAAGGTCAACCAGCACCGCCGCGTCATTGAATCGCTGATTCAGTCGGGCGAGCCGCTGGGGCTGGAGGCCGGCTCCAAAGCCGAGCTGATGGCAGTACTGGCCCATGCGGGCATGACCCGCTCGGTGATTGTCTGTAACGGCTATAAAGACCGTGAATATATTCGCCTGGCGCTGATTGGCGAGAAAATGGGCCACAAAGTCTATCTGGTTATCGAAAAGATGACCGAAATCGACGTAGTGCTCGAAGAAGCGGCGCGCCTGAACGTAGTGCCGCGCCTTGGCGTGCGCGCTCGCCTGGCGTCCCAGGGCTCCGGCAAGTGGCAGTCCTCCGGCGGTGAAAAATCGAAGTTCGGCCTGGCGGCAACCCAGGTGTTGCAGCTGGTGGAAAAACTGCGTGCCGCAGACCGCCTGGAAAGTCTGCAACTGCTGCATTTCCATCTCGGTTCGCAGATGGCCAATATTCGCGACATTGCCACCGGCGTGCGCGAGTCGGCCCGCTTCTACGTTGAACTGCACAAGCTGGGCGTAAAAATTCAGTGCTTCGACGTAGGCGGTGGCCTGGGCGTGGATTATGAAGGTACGCGCTCGCAGTCTGACTGCTCGGTTAACTACGGCCTGAACGAATACGCCAACAACATCATCTGGGCCATTGGCGATGCCTGTGAAGAAAACGGCCTGCCGCACCCAACGGTGATAACCGAGTCCGGGCGTGCTGTGACGGCGCACCACACCGTACTGGTGTCCAACGTGATTGGCGTTGAGCGTAACGAATACACGGTGTCGCAAGCGCCGGAAGATGACGCACCGCGCGCGCTGGCGAGCATGTGGGAAACCTGGCAGGAAATGCACGAGCCGGATAACCGCCGCTCGCTGCGCGAATGGCTGCACGACAGCCAGATGGACCTGCACGATATCCACACCGGCTACTCAGCGGGTACCTACAGCCTGCAACAGCGTGCCTGGGCAGAGCAGCTTTATCTGAATATGTGCCACGAAATTCAAAAGCAGCTCGACCCGTCCAACCGTGCTCACCGCCCAATCATTGACGAATTGCAGGAGCGCATGGCGGATAAGCTGTACGTTAACTTCTCGCTGTTCCAGTCGATGCCGGATGCCTGGGGGATTGACCAGTTGTTCCCGGTACTGCCGCTCGAAGGGCTGAACCATGCGCCGAGCCGCCGCGCGGTGCTGCTGGATATCACCTGTGACTCCGACGGCGCTATCGATCACTATGTGGACGGCGATGGCATTGCCACGACTATGCCGCTGCCGGATTACGACCCGGACAACCCGCCGCTGCTGGGCTTCTTTATGGTGGGCGCGTATCAGGAAATCCTCGGCAACATGCACAACCTGTTTGGCGACACCGAAGCGGTCAACGTCTTTGTGTTTGAAGACGGCAAGGTGGAAGTGGAGCTTTCCGACGAAGGCGATACGGTTGCCGACATGCTGCGTTACGTGCAGCTTGATCCGGATACCCTGCTGACGCGTTTTCGCGACCAGGTGAAGCAGACCGGCCTTGATAGTGCGCTCCAGCAGCAGTTCCTTGAGGAGTTTGAGGCAGGACTGTACGGCTACACCTATCTCGAAGACGAGTAA
- a CDS encoding HlyD family type I secretion periplasmic adaptor subunit, with translation MSDISRYNSRLKEPSLPRSSLIIWFLTALVGAFVVWANYFHLDEVTTGNGKITPSSHEQTIQSLEGGIIHKLAVKEGDIVERGEVLAQLDRTKTESSVLESESRLNAALATAARLKAEVTNTEPVFPAELDDDVELVREETELWRSRRDSLQKGLEGLRHAVALVQRELSMTAPLIKAGAASNVEVLRLQRQKNELENKITEMQNQYYVRSREELSKANAEIEAQRSVMRGREDSLTRLTFTAPVRGIVKDIEVTTVGGVIPPNGKLMSLVPLDDQMMVEAKISPRDVAFVHPGQKAMVKITAYDYSIYGGMEGEVTMISPDTIQDEVKRDVYYYRVYIRTESNHLTNKDLHEFPIFPGMIATVDIKTGNKSILDYLLKPLNKAKEALRER, from the coding sequence ATGAGCGATATCTCCCGTTATAACAGTCGGCTGAAGGAGCCGAGCCTGCCGCGTTCATCATTAATCATCTGGTTTCTGACGGCGCTGGTAGGGGCATTTGTCGTGTGGGCGAACTATTTTCACCTGGACGAAGTCACGACCGGCAACGGCAAAATCACGCCATCGTCCCATGAGCAGACCATTCAGTCGCTGGAAGGGGGCATTATCCACAAACTGGCGGTGAAAGAAGGGGATATTGTCGAGCGCGGTGAAGTGCTGGCCCAGCTTGACCGGACTAAAACTGAATCCAGCGTGCTGGAAAGTGAGTCGCGTCTTAATGCCGCACTGGCAACCGCAGCACGCCTGAAGGCTGAAGTCACCAACACCGAACCCGTTTTTCCCGCAGAACTTGATGATGACGTAGAGTTGGTGCGTGAAGAAACCGAACTGTGGCGCTCGCGCCGCGACAGCCTGCAAAAAGGGCTGGAAGGGCTGCGCCATGCGGTAGCGCTGGTACAGCGTGAGCTGTCTATGACGGCGCCGTTGATAAAAGCGGGGGCCGCCAGCAATGTTGAGGTGCTGCGCCTGCAGCGCCAGAAAAACGAGCTGGAAAACAAAATCACGGAAATGCAGAACCAGTATTACGTGCGTTCCAGGGAGGAGTTGTCAAAAGCCAACGCAGAAATTGAAGCCCAGCGTTCAGTAATGCGCGGGCGTGAAGACTCACTGACGCGCCTGACTTTCACCGCGCCGGTGCGTGGGATTGTGAAAGATATTGAGGTGACAACAGTGGGCGGGGTGATACCGCCAAACGGCAAACTGATGAGCCTGGTCCCGCTTGACGACCAAATGATGGTGGAAGCAAAAATTTCCCCGCGTGACGTGGCCTTTGTGCACCCAGGGCAGAAGGCAATGGTGAAAATCACGGCTTACGACTACTCCATCTACGGCGGTATGGAAGGAGAAGTGACAATGATTTCACCTGATACCATTCAGGATGAAGTGAAGCGTGATGTTTACTATTACCGGGTTTATATCCGCACTGAAAGCAATCATCTGACGAATAAAGACTTGCACGAATTTCCCATCTTCCCCGGCATGATTGCGACGGTGGATATTAAAACCGGGAATAAATCGATACTGGATTATCTGCTTAAGCCGCTGAACAAAGCGAAAGAGGCGCTGCGCGAGCGCTAA